The bacterium genome window below encodes:
- a CDS encoding glycoside hydrolase family 31 protein has translation MPLRLWVLALALGLTGLAAGPARCAVYPRFDLDNPACVEAGTDNYTLRVYRDPYRLELRRGGQVIAAGEAGGSAFVRGGSRHALMRVLGSSTTGESLFLRVECEGGQAAELRLTFFGDNLLVGLTPPAGPDCERIEETFSLAASGHWYGGKVTDGHNWPLESAQVDVDPFPSDGNQTAPVWLTSSGAGFFVPSGDPMGFALNKGGDGRFRFNVRQRSVLEYRLLAGRDIVEAYDSFTALAGRPATVPPRGYFAYPVFNTWIEFQKDQRQDKILAYARTLRERKFGCEVLMIDDMWQSQYGDHVFDKQKFPDPQAMLNELHKLGFKVVLWEVPFVDRTAASYKFLADRKWLVRDRNGKVGLSQWWDGTSALVDLSNPEAYAWFVGELKNLQSRYGVDGYKLDAADASFFLPGFSTWGGVTANRYTDLYASVGAHFEINELRVSWLAQGMGLVQRLRDKNSNWSRENGLGSLVPHGLTESLLGYGYFCPDMIGGGLDSDFSQDRFSSMDPEMFVRWTQASALMPMMQFSYAPWRLDPESEKICLKYTRLHEQLGDYIHSLAQEMQRTGRPIIRPLFFAAPGDEKAFLAREEFMLGDRFLVAPVVEKGAVAREVYLPAGLWKDFWSGEIYSGGSTLAQYPAPLDKLPIFVRLD, from the coding sequence ATGCCATTACGGCTCTGGGTTCTCGCCCTGGCGCTCGGCCTGACCGGCCTGGCTGCCGGCCCGGCGCGCTGCGCCGTGTACCCGCGTTTCGATCTCGACAACCCGGCCTGTGTCGAGGCTGGGACGGATAACTACACGCTGCGGGTCTATCGCGACCCCTACCGTCTGGAACTGCGGCGCGGCGGACAGGTGATCGCAGCGGGCGAGGCCGGCGGCAGCGCGTTTGTCCGCGGCGGGAGCCGACACGCCCTGATGCGGGTCCTCGGCAGCTCGACTACCGGAGAAAGCCTGTTCCTGCGAGTGGAATGCGAGGGCGGCCAGGCGGCGGAGCTGCGCCTGACCTTTTTCGGCGACAACCTGCTGGTGGGCCTCACTCCGCCCGCTGGCCCCGACTGCGAGCGGATCGAGGAGACTTTCAGCCTCGCCGCAAGCGGGCACTGGTACGGCGGGAAAGTGACAGATGGGCACAACTGGCCGCTGGAGAGCGCCCAGGTGGATGTCGACCCCTTCCCCTCGGACGGCAACCAGACCGCGCCGGTCTGGCTGACCTCGAGCGGGGCCGGGTTCTTTGTCCCCAGCGGCGACCCGATGGGCTTTGCGCTCAACAAGGGCGGCGACGGCAGGTTCCGGTTCAACGTGCGGCAGCGCAGCGTCCTGGAGTACCGGCTCCTGGCTGGGCGCGACATCGTGGAGGCCTACGACAGTTTCACCGCCCTGGCCGGACGGCCCGCCACGGTGCCGCCGCGGGGCTATTTCGCCTATCCCGTGTTCAACACCTGGATCGAGTTCCAGAAAGACCAGCGCCAGGACAAAATCCTCGCCTACGCCCGCACCCTGCGCGAGCGCAAGTTCGGCTGCGAGGTGCTGATGATCGACGACATGTGGCAGTCGCAGTACGGCGACCACGTGTTCGACAAGCAGAAATTCCCCGACCCGCAGGCCATGCTGAACGAACTTCACAAGCTGGGGTTCAAGGTGGTGCTGTGGGAGGTGCCGTTCGTGGACCGCACCGCGGCCAGCTACAAGTTCCTGGCCGACCGGAAATGGCTGGTCCGTGACAGGAACGGCAAGGTGGGGCTCTCCCAGTGGTGGGATGGCACCTCGGCCCTGGTGGACCTTTCGAACCCCGAGGCCTACGCCTGGTTCGTGGGCGAGCTGAAAAACCTCCAGTCGCGCTACGGGGTGGACGGGTACAAGCTGGATGCCGCGGATGCCAGCTTTTTCCTGCCCGGGTTCAGCACCTGGGGCGGCGTGACCGCCAACCGCTACACCGACCTGTACGCCAGCGTGGGGGCGCATTTCGAGATCAACGAGTTGCGGGTTAGCTGGCTCGCTCAAGGGATGGGCCTCGTGCAGCGTCTGCGCGACAAGAACAGCAACTGGAGCCGTGAAAACGGGCTGGGCTCGCTGGTCCCGCACGGCCTGACCGAATCTCTGCTGGGCTACGGCTATTTCTGCCCCGACATGATCGGCGGGGGGTTGGACAGCGATTTCAGCCAGGACCGTTTCAGCAGCATGGACCCCGAGATGTTCGTCCGCTGGACCCAGGCCTCGGCGCTGATGCCGATGATGCAGTTCTCGTACGCGCCCTGGCGCCTGGACCCGGAATCCGAGAAAATCTGCCTGAAATACACCCGTCTGCACGAGCAGTTAGGCGACTACATCCATTCCCTGGCGCAGGAGATGCAACGCACGGGACGTCCGATAATTCGCCCCCTGTTCTTTGCCGCACCCGGCGATGAGAAGGCTTTCCTGGCCCGCGAGGAATTCATGCTCGGAGACCGTTTCCTGGTCGCCCCGGTGGTGGAAAAAGGCGCCGTGGCACGAGAGGTCTACCTTCCGGCCGGGCTGTGGAAAGATT